Proteins encoded by one window of Sulfurospirillum barnesii SES-3:
- a CDS encoding NAD(P)/FAD-dependent oxidoreductase: MKIHEICFIGAGAGALMAASNLQGRDVALIDTNAKIGAKLLISGGGKCNLTNRYASEANYLGDKAFIKPILEAFDASETLKFVKAHRLSLEERSHGQIFCANSAKELVSIFGRLSAFCTFYLSTTVLHVTKKEHFIILTNKGEIHTQKLVVASGGLSYASIGASDIGFKIAEQFGHTLITPAPALVGLTLQKEQFWMKELSGIALPVALHVEGKTFCENLLFAHKGISGPCVLSGSLYWKKGNITIDFLPHIASMEALFKTHAKKQITTALGLPKRFSKAFLDANGLEDKVLSKLSSTEKTLLASLKAYTFAPAGNFGYTKAEVTRGGVSTDEIDGASMQSLKCEGLYFIGEVLDVTGELGGFNFQWAFASAMRCAKAV, translated from the coding sequence TTGAAAATTCACGAGATTTGTTTTATTGGAGCAGGAGCAGGGGCTTTAATGGCAGCTTCAAATCTTCAAGGAAGAGATGTCGCTCTCATTGATACCAATGCTAAAATTGGCGCAAAACTTTTAATCTCTGGTGGAGGAAAGTGCAACCTTACCAATCGTTATGCGAGTGAAGCGAATTATTTGGGGGATAAGGCGTTTATAAAGCCCATTTTAGAGGCGTTTGATGCTTCTGAAACGCTAAAATTCGTTAAGGCACATCGCTTAAGTCTTGAAGAACGCTCTCACGGGCAAATCTTTTGTGCCAACAGTGCCAAAGAGTTGGTTTCTATTTTTGGGCGTTTGAGTGCTTTTTGCACCTTTTATCTCTCCACTACTGTTTTACATGTAACGAAAAAAGAGCATTTTATTATTCTCACGAATAAGGGTGAGATACATACCCAAAAGCTAGTGGTTGCGAGTGGGGGGCTTAGTTATGCAAGCATAGGGGCGAGTGATATTGGCTTTAAAATTGCAGAACAGTTTGGGCACACCCTCATCACTCCTGCGCCTGCATTGGTGGGTTTAACCCTTCAAAAAGAGCAGTTTTGGATGAAAGAACTTAGCGGTATTGCTTTGCCTGTTGCTTTACATGTAGAGGGAAAAACCTTTTGCGAAAACCTTCTCTTTGCGCACAAGGGCATCAGTGGTCCTTGCGTGCTAAGTGGCTCTTTGTATTGGAAAAAAGGGAATATCACCATTGATTTTCTTCCTCATATCGCTTCGATGGAAGCCTTGTTTAAAACCCACGCAAAAAAGCAGATAACCACAGCACTTGGTCTTCCGAAGCGTTTTAGCAAAGCTTTTTTAGATGCCAATGGTTTGGAAGACAAAGTGCTCTCAAAACTAAGTAGCACTGAAAAAACGCTTTTAGCTTCTCTTAAAGCCTACACCTTTGCACCTGCTGGAAACTTTGGATACACCAAAGCGGAAGTTACAAGAGGTGGTGTAAGTACGGATGAAATCGATGGTGCTTCGATGCAGAGTTTAAAATGCGAGGGGCTTTATTTTATCGGGGAAGTTTTAGATGTGACAGGCGAGCTTGGTGGCTTTAATTTTCAATGGGCGTTTGCCTCAGCCATGCGATGTGCTAAGGCAGTGTAA
- a CDS encoding endonuclease/exonuclease/phosphatase family protein translates to MRFLLLFVPFFLFGLEFKVASYNVENLFDATKNGNEYKEYTPNTKHGWNEAMVERKIAHIAQVIGDMNADVIALAEVENKEVLERLNKALGAKAYPYLFFPKKKERVSIESALLSRFPIVRTESFFMKDQPRGIHRITLNIEHHLLDVYINHWPAHKEKEAERLVYATTLKNVLLKEKGKAFILLGDFNSPYRVQKEDWGLGFATVLGVGDKTAPLYNTWYDLPQNERYSHSYGKQKTALDHIVIAPTLYDNKGIEYKPNSLKRFEAPYMLDENGNPKRWQISQKGKGEHLGEGYSDHFPVTAIFHTLKD, encoded by the coding sequence ATGCGTTTTTTACTTCTTTTTGTTCCTTTTTTTCTCTTTGGCTTAGAGTTTAAGGTTGCTAGTTACAATGTCGAAAATCTTTTTGACGCCACCAAAAATGGGAATGAATATAAAGAATACACACCCAACACCAAACACGGTTGGAATGAAGCGATGGTGGAGCGTAAAATTGCGCATATTGCACAGGTGATTGGTGATATGAATGCGGATGTGATTGCCCTAGCAGAAGTAGAAAACAAGGAAGTCTTAGAGCGTTTAAATAAGGCCTTAGGCGCTAAAGCCTATCCTTATCTTTTTTTTCCGAAGAAAAAAGAGCGTGTCTCCATAGAATCGGCGCTGCTTTCACGTTTTCCTATTGTGAGAACCGAGTCTTTTTTTATGAAAGACCAACCACGAGGTATTCACCGCATTACCCTCAATATTGAGCACCATCTCTTGGATGTTTACATTAACCATTGGCCAGCACATAAAGAAAAAGAGGCAGAGCGTCTTGTTTATGCAACCACGCTTAAAAATGTTTTGCTGAAAGAAAAAGGCAAAGCCTTTATTTTACTGGGTGATTTTAACTCGCCCTATCGGGTGCAAAAAGAGGATTGGGGTTTAGGATTTGCCACGGTTTTGGGTGTGGGCGATAAAACTGCACCTTTGTACAACACGTGGTATGACCTGCCTCAAAATGAGCGCTACTCGCACAGTTACGGCAAGCAAAAAACAGCACTTGATCACATCGTCATTGCGCCAACGCTTTACGATAACAAAGGCATCGAGTATAAGCCCAATTCATTGAAGCGTTTTGAAGCGCCTTATATGCTCGATGAAAATGGCAACCCCAAACGATGGCAAATCAGCCAAAAAGGAAAAGGTGAACATCTAGGAGAGGGGTATTCGGATCACTTTCCTGTGACTGCGATTTTCCATACGTTAAAAGATTAA
- a CDS encoding CCA tRNA nucleotidyltransferase, with protein MKLPIDLTGSFLTQFETAKTVLAPYTKRVYLVGGSVRDLYLNAPLHDLDIEVYDMAPDVFDDVMKRMGAVGVGKSFYVYKWGVIDFSLPRVERKSGVGHSAFEVDVCQDEKEASKRRDFSMNAMMVNIFTQELFDFWGGVQAIEKKRLAIIDEQSFQEDSLRVLRAMQFSARLGFKIESKSLKIMQEISLADLSKPRILWEFEKLFSAPFLHIGLFYMYQLCLFEKCFTCKVENRFFEIARELIRCKHNFQEELLSYYFVYIVANRLGQDPLVWLNMLDAPNHYRRLFRNQPFVEGEISDEMLLHVSLDMPLCEWLGHYQVGVKERALDFGIWEKPFDGGISVYEVMGDGFEGRGIGEELRKRRMKKIQELCEAE; from the coding sequence ATGAAACTACCCATAGACCTCACGGGGTCGTTTCTTACACAATTTGAAACTGCCAAAACAGTGTTAGCGCCTTATACAAAACGGGTCTATTTGGTTGGGGGCAGTGTAAGAGATCTTTATTTGAATGCGCCTTTACATGATTTGGATATTGAAGTGTACGATATGGCGCCTGACGTGTTTGATGATGTGATGAAGCGTATGGGTGCTGTGGGCGTGGGGAAAAGTTTTTACGTGTATAAATGGGGGGTTATTGATTTTTCTCTGCCTCGTGTTGAGCGTAAAAGTGGTGTTGGACACAGTGCGTTTGAGGTTGACGTGTGTCAAGATGAGAAAGAGGCTTCCAAACGGCGTGATTTTAGTATGAACGCTATGATGGTCAATATTTTTACACAAGAATTATTTGATTTTTGGGGTGGTGTACAAGCCATTGAGAAGAAGAGGCTTGCGATTATTGATGAGCAAAGCTTTCAAGAAGATAGTTTACGAGTACTTCGTGCCATGCAATTTAGTGCACGTCTAGGGTTTAAAATAGAGAGCAAAAGTCTCAAAATCATGCAAGAAATTAGCCTTGCAGATTTAAGTAAACCACGCATTTTATGGGAGTTTGAAAAGCTTTTTAGTGCGCCCTTTTTGCATATTGGGCTTTTTTACATGTATCAACTTTGTTTATTTGAAAAATGTTTTACATGTAAGGTTGAAAATCGTTTTTTTGAAATTGCTCGTGAATTGATACGATGTAAGCACAATTTTCAAGAAGAGTTGCTCTCTTATTATTTTGTTTACATCGTCGCCAATCGTTTAGGACAAGACCCATTGGTATGGTTAAATATGCTCGATGCGCCCAACCATTACCGTCGCCTTTTTCGCAATCAGCCTTTTGTTGAGGGAGAAATAAGCGATGAAATGCTTTTACATGTAAGTCTTGATATGCCTTTGTGCGAATGGTTAGGGCATTATCAAGTCGGTGTGAAAGAACGAGCTCTTGATTTTGGTATTTGGGAAAAGCCTTTTGATGGAGGTATTAGCGTTTATGAGGTGATGGGTGATGGGTTTGAGGGACGGGGCATTGGTGAAGAGTTGAGAAAAAGACGTATGAAAAAAATTCAAGAATTATGTGAGGCAGAGTAG
- a CDS encoding pyrimidine/purine nucleoside phosphorylase: MEFKNATILKKANVYFDGKVVSYTVKCEDGTTKTLGVMQAGDYTFNTGAAEVMEFLSGELSVELPNQKEPLVIQGEAMFEVPANSSFTLHVKTVATYCCAYAN; this comes from the coding sequence ATGGAATTTAAAAACGCAACTATTTTGAAAAAAGCCAATGTCTATTTTGATGGCAAAGTGGTCAGTTACACCGTAAAATGTGAAGATGGTACGACCAAAACGCTAGGCGTGATGCAAGCGGGCGATTATACGTTTAACACGGGTGCGGCAGAAGTGATGGAGTTTTTAAGCGGTGAACTCAGCGTTGAGTTACCCAACCAAAAAGAACCTTTAGTGATTCAGGGTGAAGCCATGTTTGAGGTACCTGCAAATTCAAGTTTTACCTTACATGTAAAAACAGTTGCGACCTATTGTTGCGCTTACGCTAACTAA
- a CDS encoding SIMPL domain-containing protein (The SIMPL domain is named for its presence in mouse protein SIMPL (signalling molecule that associates with mouse pelle-like kinase). Bacterial member BP26, from Brucella, was shown to assemble into a channel-like structure, while YggE from E. coli has been associated with resistance to oxidative stress.) produces MKRFFFFCLLAVFPFFLCADMEITTQESVSNTLIPERLRGEFSFEEEHKNSNVIKEHLNALVAEVKQFDAKNELCQGGGYRLSPSYQYKENKPVFVGYKGNLFFSCELNSVEQYNMLVERVEKIKAPSVITHQGALAWVVSDATHNANRLALRSSLLKVAHEQAASFSKETHQICVVKEVVFDNASPTHPVLMRAAAPMAKSFSSVSTEAPLVHPETFVLGATVRYACTTDK; encoded by the coding sequence ATGAAACGATTTTTCTTTTTTTGTTTATTGGCCGTTTTTCCGTTTTTTTTGTGTGCGGATATGGAGATTACTACGCAAGAGAGTGTTTCCAACACGCTTATTCCTGAACGTCTACGAGGCGAATTTTCGTTTGAAGAAGAACATAAAAACAGTAACGTCATTAAAGAGCATCTCAACGCTTTAGTCGCTGAAGTGAAGCAATTTGATGCTAAAAATGAGCTCTGTCAAGGAGGAGGGTATCGACTCTCTCCCTCGTATCAGTATAAAGAGAATAAACCCGTTTTTGTGGGGTACAAAGGAAATCTTTTCTTTTCGTGTGAACTCAACTCCGTTGAGCAGTACAACATGCTGGTTGAAAGAGTAGAAAAGATAAAAGCTCCTAGTGTCATCACCCATCAAGGGGCTTTGGCATGGGTGGTGAGTGATGCGACACACAATGCAAACCGTTTGGCATTGCGCTCATCGCTTCTAAAAGTCGCACATGAACAAGCCGCTTCTTTTTCCAAAGAGACCCATCAAATCTGTGTTGTGAAAGAGGTTGTTTTTGACAATGCCTCACCAACGCATCCTGTGTTGATGCGAGCAGCTGCTCCAATGGCAAAGTCTTTCTCCTCCGTTTCCACAGAAGCGCCTTTGGTACATCCTGAAACCTTTGTCTTAGGTGCAACCGTACGTTACGCATGTACAACAGACAAATAA
- the purU gene encoding formyltetrahydrofolate deformylase produces the protein MDKNKNYILKIDCSDEKGLIYRIADVVFKYQLNIIKNDEYVDRENGKFFMRAELNGEADLSAFKGTLQAYLPARSNIYVFEARKKDIILMGTKEIHCLGDILLKHDSGDLNANILAIVSNYENLKGLSEKFNVPFHCVSHEGLNRVEHETKVLEVLAGYSVDYIVLAKYMRILSSEFVGHYEEKMINIHHSFLPAFIGANPYKQAYERGVKIIGATAHFVNNHLDEGPIIAQDVIHVNHEMSWRDMQKAGRNVEKVVLSNALDLVFEERIFVHDNKTIIF, from the coding sequence ATGGATAAAAATAAAAATTATATTTTAAAAATTGATTGTTCAGACGAAAAAGGGTTGATTTACCGCATTGCCGATGTGGTATTTAAATATCAGCTTAATATTATCAAAAATGATGAGTATGTTGATAGGGAAAATGGCAAGTTTTTTATGCGTGCAGAACTCAATGGTGAGGCGGATTTGAGTGCGTTTAAAGGCACGCTTCAAGCCTATCTTCCTGCACGTTCAAACATTTATGTCTTTGAGGCACGCAAAAAAGATATTATTTTAATGGGTACCAAAGAGATACACTGTTTGGGTGATATTTTACTCAAACACGACAGCGGTGATTTGAATGCCAATATTTTAGCCATTGTTTCAAATTACGAGAATTTAAAAGGACTCAGTGAAAAATTCAATGTGCCTTTTCATTGTGTGAGTCATGAAGGACTCAACCGAGTAGAACACGAAACAAAAGTGTTGGAAGTCTTAGCTGGATACAGCGTGGATTATATTGTTCTTGCCAAATACATGCGTATTTTATCGAGCGAGTTTGTGGGGCATTATGAAGAGAAGATGATTAACATTCACCACTCCTTTTTGCCTGCGTTTATTGGCGCAAATCCTTACAAGCAGGCGTATGAGCGAGGGGTGAAGATTATTGGAGCAACCGCACACTTTGTCAATAACCATTTGGATGAAGGACCTATCATTGCGCAAGATGTCATTCATGTGAACCATGAGATGAGCTGGAGAGACATGCAAAAAGCAGGGCGCAATGTTGAAAAAGTCGTTCTTTCCAATGCGCTTGATTTAGTCTTTGAAGAGCGTATTTTTGTGCATGATAATAAAACGATTATCTTTTGA
- a CDS encoding DUF2892 domain-containing protein, protein MLCAEKLQRLVMAGVLLVATYLMSIGSIYGTILLGFVIAMIVVWAITDFCPSIWLFAKLFGACKSNR, encoded by the coding sequence ATGTTATGTGCTGAGAAACTTCAACGTCTTGTTATGGCAGGGGTTCTTTTGGTGGCGACGTATCTTATGAGTATTGGCTCGATTTATGGAACCATTTTACTTGGTTTTGTGATTGCCATGATTGTGGTGTGGGCGATTACCGATTTTTGTCCTTCCATCTGGTTATTTGCCAAACTTTTTGGAGCGTGCAAATCGAACCGCTAG
- a CDS encoding tRNA (cytidine(34)-2'-O)-methyltransferase produces the protein MFNIVLVHPQIPQNTGSIGRMCVNANCALHIVKPTMFEISDKTVKRAGLDYWHLLDVHVYENLEEFLKIHANKVERFFFATTKTKKPYFKASFQAGDFLFFGGESTGLPMELMQLKWDNAITIPMGKNGRSLNQATSAGIILYDAIRQNFSTFEMV, from the coding sequence ATGTTTAATATTGTTTTAGTTCATCCTCAAATTCCTCAAAATACAGGAAGCATTGGTCGTATGTGTGTCAATGCCAACTGTGCTTTGCACATTGTCAAACCGACCATGTTTGAGATTAGCGATAAGACCGTGAAGCGTGCGGGGCTTGATTATTGGCATTTGTTGGATGTGCATGTGTATGAAAATTTAGAGGAGTTTTTAAAGATACATGCCAATAAAGTGGAGCGTTTTTTCTTTGCTACGACCAAAACGAAAAAGCCCTATTTTAAAGCCTCGTTTCAAGCAGGTGATTTTCTCTTTTTTGGAGGCGAGTCCACAGGACTTCCCATGGAATTGATGCAGCTGAAGTGGGACAATGCCATTACCATTCCGATGGGAAAAAACGGCAGAAGTCTTAATCAAGCCACCAGTGCAGGCATCATTCTCTACGATGCGATTCGTCAAAATTTTAGTACGTTTGAAATGGTTTAA
- the glyS gene encoding glycine--tRNA ligase subunit beta: MVKPLLIEIGVEELPAIPFLKELPTIEKQWLDILENNALACAFEFYYTPRRLVLWHEAFPTEQGAREEEFFGAPLSVALKDGAPTPAALGFAKKCGVAFSEIATAMKDGKEVLYYKRTIAAQSSKPLLKEMIEQFIKGLNFGKSMRWGFLEESFIRPIRWFGCMLGDEHVSFSLFGVESTPFSYPHRTISYEPFAYMFAGDYFERLAQRGVVLYPCRREEIILNAFKAIEAKEGVSIEIDTDLLAEVVAITEYPTALIGSFEERFLRLPPEVIITSMKENQRYFPVFKEGKLTNRFIVVSNAISDDYDLIVRGNEKVLRARLSDALFFLDNDLKKGLCYEGLKDITYLDGLGSLMDKTEREKTIALYLSKQYEEQLLAQHSRLNAQSLHALMEKSVLYAKSDLLSEMVYEFTELQGLMGYYYAKEAGEDELFALALKEQYLPNSEESALPSTLFSAIVALAYKLDSLIALFSINKIPTGNKDPYALRRAVNGIVKIVLEQGIAFDISKDLKALSQGYKAFDFALLESFFLERMYQFFDVNPSIIAAVISSGERDIVRLSLKIKALAHIVQDDGFKEMFSTFKRVANIIKNMKTDEALSVNKALFENAYEHALFDAFDAVNAQSYETFEAHLDALFALKPHIDAFFDNVMVNAENLELRANRQNLIASIYTAFKSIADIKEITL, translated from the coding sequence ATGGTCAAACCCCTTTTGATAGAAATTGGTGTTGAAGAACTTCCTGCAATTCCCTTTTTGAAAGAACTCCCTACAATTGAAAAACAATGGCTTGATATTTTAGAAAACAATGCCTTAGCGTGTGCGTTTGAGTTTTATTACACACCGCGTCGTTTGGTGCTGTGGCATGAGGCATTTCCTACTGAGCAAGGAGCACGTGAAGAAGAGTTTTTTGGAGCTCCGCTGAGTGTTGCACTTAAAGATGGCGCACCAACACCTGCGGCTTTAGGCTTTGCGAAAAAATGCGGTGTAGCGTTTAGTGAAATTGCTACTGCCATGAAAGATGGCAAAGAGGTTTTGTACTACAAACGAACCATTGCGGCGCAAAGTTCTAAACCACTGCTTAAAGAGATGATTGAGCAGTTTATTAAGGGACTAAATTTTGGAAAGTCTATGCGTTGGGGCTTTTTGGAAGAGAGTTTTATTCGCCCGATTCGCTGGTTTGGGTGTATGTTAGGGGATGAACATGTTTCATTTTCTCTTTTTGGTGTTGAATCCACACCCTTTTCTTACCCGCACCGTACCATTTCGTATGAGCCTTTTGCGTATATGTTTGCAGGGGATTATTTTGAGCGTTTGGCGCAGCGTGGCGTGGTGCTTTACCCTTGCAGACGTGAAGAGATTATTTTAAATGCGTTTAAAGCGATTGAGGCAAAAGAGGGTGTGAGCATTGAGATTGATACCGACCTTTTAGCTGAAGTTGTGGCGATTACCGAGTATCCAACGGCGTTAATTGGAAGTTTTGAAGAACGATTTTTACGTTTGCCTCCTGAGGTGATTATTACCTCCATGAAAGAGAATCAACGCTATTTCCCTGTGTTTAAAGAGGGTAAACTCACCAATCGTTTTATTGTGGTTTCCAATGCCATTAGCGATGATTATGACCTTATTGTCAGAGGGAATGAGAAAGTGCTTCGTGCCCGTTTATCAGACGCACTGTTCTTCTTAGATAATGACCTTAAAAAAGGGCTTTGCTATGAGGGGCTAAAAGATATTACCTATTTGGATGGGCTAGGCTCTTTGATGGATAAGACAGAGCGGGAAAAAACCATAGCGCTTTACTTAAGCAAGCAGTATGAAGAGCAACTTTTAGCGCAGCACAGTCGTTTAAATGCGCAAAGTTTGCATGCACTTATGGAAAAATCTGTCCTCTATGCCAAAAGCGATTTACTCAGTGAAATGGTTTATGAATTTACCGAGCTTCAAGGTCTTATGGGCTACTACTACGCTAAAGAAGCGGGCGAGGATGAACTTTTTGCCCTAGCGCTTAAAGAGCAGTACCTTCCAAATTCTGAGGAGAGTGCGCTTCCTAGTACGCTTTTTAGTGCCATTGTTGCTTTGGCGTACAAATTAGATTCTTTGATTGCGCTTTTTAGCATCAACAAAATCCCCACAGGCAACAAAGACCCGTATGCGCTTCGCCGTGCGGTCAATGGCATTGTGAAAATTGTCTTAGAACAAGGGATTGCTTTTGATATTTCTAAAGATTTAAAAGCGCTTTCACAGGGTTATAAAGCGTTTGATTTTGCGCTTTTAGAGAGCTTCTTCTTAGAGCGAATGTATCAGTTTTTCGATGTGAACCCTTCCATTATTGCAGCGGTGATTAGCAGTGGGGAGCGAGACATTGTGCGCTTGTCTTTGAAAATCAAAGCACTGGCACATATCGTTCAAGACGATGGTTTTAAAGAGATGTTTTCAACCTTTAAACGGGTGGCAAATATCATTAAAAATATGAAAACGGATGAAGCATTGAGTGTCAATAAAGCCCTCTTTGAAAATGCGTATGAACATGCGCTTTTTGATGCATTTGATGCGGTTAATGCGCAAAGCTATGAGACGTTTGAAGCGCATTTAGACGCACTTTTTGCACTCAAGCCACATATTGATGCTTTTTTCGATAATGTCATGGTCAATGCTGAAAATCTTGAGCTAAGAGCCAATCGTCAAAACCTCATCGCCTCTATTTACACGGCATTTAAGTCGATTGCAGATATTAAAGAGATTACACTCTAA
- a CDS encoding carbonic anhydrase → MKISDLISGYEKFKDTKFKKYENKFLDLVKNGQNPKVLFIACSDSRVDPSLITLSAPGDLFVLRNVGNFVPPFAPDNDYHATAAGIEYAVSVLEVTDIIVCGHSHCGAIETMYTKITDINLVHVKKWLELGLEAKNYVTQKLISQSVSHEERLELTEKISLLFQSKNLLSYPDVQRRVNEGELFIRSWYYRLDTGELEYFNTESGEFEPMSSSSEF, encoded by the coding sequence ATGAAAATTTCGGATTTGATTAGTGGTTATGAAAAATTTAAAGATACAAAATTTAAAAAGTATGAAAATAAGTTTTTAGATTTGGTCAAAAACGGTCAAAATCCAAAAGTGCTCTTCATTGCGTGTAGCGATTCAAGGGTTGATCCTTCTTTAATTACGCTCTCCGCCCCTGGGGATTTGTTTGTTTTACGTAATGTGGGAAATTTTGTGCCTCCTTTTGCTCCTGATAATGACTACCACGCCACAGCAGCAGGCATTGAGTATGCCGTTTCTGTGTTGGAAGTAACCGATATTATCGTGTGTGGGCATTCGCATTGTGGGGCGATTGAGACGATGTATACGAAGATTACAGATATTAATTTAGTGCATGTTAAAAAATGGTTAGAGCTAGGGCTTGAAGCGAAAAATTATGTGACACAAAAATTAATTTCACAGAGTGTTTCGCATGAAGAACGTTTGGAATTAACTGAGAAAATTTCCTTGCTTTTTCAGTCAAAAAATCTTCTCAGTTATCCCGATGTACAGCGTCGTGTCAATGAGGGTGAGCTTTTTATTCGTTCGTGGTATTACCGTTTGGATACGGGTGAATTGGAATATTTTAATACCGAATCAGGCGAATTTGAGCCGATGTCTTCAAGCAGTGAGTTTTAA
- a CDS encoding molybdopterin-dependent oxidoreductase — protein sequence MRLTTCPLDCFDGCSIVVGDDLKLKGNKAHPITQGYLCHHLNHYHHFERIEEPRYLGQSISLQEALDILVEKLKTHAPSQTLYFKGSGNLGVMQGVSKRFFAEHKAVLASGSLCDEAGDVGICEGRGANLALSPLHVKEAEVVIIWGRNPSVTNSHMLPSLKGKTLIVINPVAIDLAKNAALFLQIKPKGDLFLALALCKALLHVKGEDKAFLAERTLNFEAFRDFLEGFTQEELLSKADVSEAHIEAFLELIQGQKVSILVGVGVQKYRFGHSVLRSIDALGALLGLFGKEGCGIGYLSNSGFGFDAPFKVKAQTEPLPIVDFGNYAMVFIQGGNPLNQMPASLSVREGIKKASCVVYFGLHENETSQKAHLVIPACSFLEKEDVKLSYGHPFVGRMPKIVESEIGISEYALTQKLLEAFGYTPLESEEAILQKVIDSNSMQKEGFLVSKSYEDMPYAQGFYTPSGMFEFLEDFEEEPLEEEGFFLLSAKQNRSLNSQFITDDYLYVPRSLGLEQEDKVVLQSPSGRCEYTVMPCDFLRDDCVLLYSGAKNGNVLTPHLMSQKGVCAVYQETKVRLDKVR from the coding sequence ATGCGTTTAACAACCTGTCCGCTTGATTGTTTTGATGGATGCAGCATTGTTGTTGGGGATGATTTAAAACTCAAAGGAAACAAAGCCCATCCCATCACGCAGGGCTATTTGTGTCACCACCTCAACCATTATCACCATTTTGAACGTATTGAAGAGCCTCGTTATTTGGGGCAGAGTATCTCACTGCAAGAGGCTTTGGATATTTTGGTGGAGAAGCTTAAAACACATGCGCCTTCCCAAACACTCTATTTTAAAGGGAGTGGCAATTTAGGGGTGATGCAAGGGGTGAGCAAACGTTTTTTTGCAGAACATAAAGCGGTATTAGCTTCGGGTTCTTTATGCGATGAGGCAGGCGATGTGGGTATTTGTGAGGGAAGAGGGGCAAATTTAGCGCTTTCACCTTTACATGTAAAAGAGGCGGAAGTGGTGATTATTTGGGGGCGAAATCCCTCTGTCACCAATTCGCATATGCTTCCTTCTCTTAAGGGTAAAACGCTTATTGTCATCAACCCCGTGGCAATAGACCTTGCAAAAAATGCAGCGTTGTTTCTTCAAATCAAACCCAAAGGTGACCTTTTTTTAGCGTTAGCTTTGTGTAAAGCCCTTTTACATGTAAAGGGAGAAGATAAGGCTTTTTTAGCAGAGCGCACGCTTAATTTTGAAGCCTTTCGAGACTTTCTTGAGGGCTTTACACAAGAGGAATTACTCTCTAAAGCCGATGTTTCTGAGGCACACATAGAAGCGTTTTTGGAGCTGATTCAAGGACAAAAAGTCTCCATTTTAGTGGGCGTTGGGGTTCAAAAGTACCGTTTTGGACACAGTGTTTTACGCTCTATTGATGCATTGGGCGCTCTTTTAGGACTTTTTGGAAAAGAAGGATGTGGCATTGGCTATTTGAGCAATAGCGGTTTTGGATTTGATGCACCTTTTAAAGTTAAAGCCCAAACAGAGCCTTTGCCCATTGTTGATTTTGGTAACTATGCGATGGTTTTTATTCAAGGGGGCAATCCCTTAAATCAAATGCCAGCTTCGCTTAGCGTAAGAGAGGGAATTAAAAAAGCTTCGTGCGTGGTTTACTTTGGTTTGCACGAAAATGAGACCTCACAAAAGGCGCATTTGGTCATTCCTGCGTGTTCGTTTTTGGAAAAAGAGGATGTAAAACTCAGCTACGGGCATCCGTTTGTGGGGAGAATGCCAAAAATCGTGGAGAGTGAGATAGGCATCAGTGAGTATGCGCTTACGCAAAAACTCTTAGAGGCTTTTGGATACACGCCTTTAGAAAGTGAAGAGGCAATTCTTCAAAAAGTGATAGACTCGAACAGTATGCAAAAAGAGGGTTTTTTGGTTTCAAAAAGTTATGAGGATATGCCTTATGCTCAAGGGTTTTATACGCCCAGTGGAATGTTTGAATTTTTAGAAGATTTTGAGGAAGAGCCTTTGGAAGAGGAGGGCTTTTTTCTTTTAAGTGCCAAACAAAACAGGTCGCTTAATTCTCAATTTATTACCGATGATTATCTGTATGTTCCACGAAGTTTAGGCTTAGAACAAGAAGATAAAGTGGTGCTTCAGAGTCCTTCTGGGCGTTGTGAATATACGGTGATGCCTTGTGATTTTTTACGGGATGATTGTGTTTTGCTTTACAGTGGCGCTAAAAATGGCAATGTTTTAACCCCACATCTCATGAGCCAAAAAGGAGTATGTGCGGTGTATCAAGAGACCAAAGTGCGATTGGATAAGGTGCGATGA